A window of Dysgonomonadaceae bacterium PH5-43 genomic DNA:
CTTGAATATTTTGAGGTAGTGCACTAAGCTTTTGAGGTAGTGCACTAAGCACTTGAGGTGGTGCACTAAGCACTGCTTTTTGAGCATTCTTATTTGGAATCAGCGCAATAAGTCTTTCTCCAGGCACATAATAAGTGAACTTATTCTTTCCTTTCTGGTCAAGGAGTCTCATATTACTCATTTTCCTCAAGTCTGCATTAGTGGCAGACTTTGCCGTACCATTTATTTGTCTTGCCGATAAATTATCTACCGCACCTACTTCGCGTACGAATATCAGAATCCGCTTTCTATTATTACCCACATAAGTACGCACAAATATAGCTAAAAATCTGCTCTAAAAAAGAAAAATATTATTTTATTCTAAAAATCTCAGTGCTATACACCTCTTTGGACAAAAAACCTACCTTCTCCCTACACGATGAGCAAAACTGTTAAAACATTACTCAAAAGATAAAACTTGTCAAAAGTTTTTCATCTTTTTAATCGTCTGGCAGATAGATAGATAGATAGATAGATAGATTTAGTTCTTGTGAAAAAAGTTTGAAAAAAAGTTTGCTTTAAATGAAAAATCAGATATATTTGTCAGTAAATACAAATAACAATTAAAAATTAAACAAGATGAGAAAACTAAATTACTTGAACTCAGTAAGACTACTAAGTGGTATTTTTACTCTATTTATTGTTACTTCTGTGTTTTGTATAGCTTGTTCGTCAAACAATAAAGCTGAAACAAATGAACAAGGGTGCGAGAATATGGCAAACAAACCTCTGCCTTTGCACGAAATAAAAAATGAAACCCTTAAAGATTATATTGTTCAGTATGACAATGAGCATAATGAGGGAGAGAAAGGTATAGCGGTGTGGTGTGAAATCTGTAATGATACAACAAAATACCGTATTGCTTATTACGATCCTTCGACTCACTCTTCGGCTCCTATGATAAAATGTGAACCTATTAATGGTCGAGAAATTATAATTATCTTCTGGAATTTTGAGAATGACATTGAATTAGCGGCGGATAAAGTTCTGGAATTAAATAAAGAAGCAATATCAGAAAAAGATTATGAGAAATTTGAAAAGATTGTTGCTAATAATGCACAGTCTAAAATACAAGAACACATAATACCAATAAACGACAAGATAAGTATTACTCTTAATTTTGGCAAAGATAATAATCTAATACGTATAGATACTTGTGGATTTAAGTAGCATCGCCACCACTCAAATTAGGCTGCTTTCTCTATGTAAATACTTAAGAAATAACAAAGCTTCACTTAGGGTCGCCTCTCTTAGTAGAGACCCCTCGTCGTTCTTAGTAGATAGGCGAGGTGTCTCTACTAAGAACGGCGGGGTGCTTTAAGTATTAAGGCGGGGAGGTTCTCCTAAGAGCGACATAGGGTCTCTACTAAGAAGCAACTCCCCTTTCTACTAACAAAGGCGAGGGGTATCTAATAAGAAACTGCTCGCCTATCTAATAACAACGGCAAGGAAGTTCTACTAACCTCCGACCACCGTTATTAAGTACAGTATAGCAATAAGACATAAATCCCTGATTTCATCGGTGTTTTTCAACTTTTATCTTGTGCGTTAGCACACTCCCCCCATGTAGTTTTATTTTTCACCCTTCACTCACCGTAACTCATTGAGCAGTAAAATAAAAGTGTGAAGGCAAGCTTTTTTGGCTGCCTTCACACTTAAAAATTCCGTTGAAAAGTCATCAAAAGTCGGAAAAACGTCGATGAAATATATGTTATTTTAAAACCTTATACTAAGATTAACCCCTATGGATTCAGAAGATACGGAAGGCATAAAAGTTAGATTTTGTGTGTGTTTACCATTAATATGATTTGCTATTTTGTTTCTTATTGGGAAATATATTAGATAAGCAAGTTCGGTGCCCAAGATACCTAATCCTGCACCAGTTAACACATCGCAAACCCAGTGTTTGTTTCTCGCTATACGAGATATGCCTACTGCCGAAGCAATTGCATATCCTCCGTAAGCAATCCATTTGTTGCTGTTGCGAAATTCTTTATTAAGAATGTGAGCAACCATAAAACCAACGGTTGTATGTCCTGAAGGGAATGAATTAAGTCCTCCATCGGGTCTTTCTGAATTATAACTCTCTTTGATGATATAAGCCGATCCCGCCGATAAACCTGCTGATAAAAGAAGTAATGCCGACTGGTCAAAAGCATTATGCTCGGCTTTAATAAAGGTATCGAATGCAAACATTGAGCCTGCTACACCTGCAAACATAACATACTCCCACGACGAATCTTTATATTGTTTTCCTGATCTATCCCAAGATATAATGTCGTTATTGTTAGTGCTTGTAGCAATAACTCCTGCCGTAATTAAACTTACAGGAACTATAAACTCTTTCAAAGAAGTTGTATATTCTACAACCGGAATCGTTTTAGTATTTACGATTGTGGAATCGTTATTATTTGCAAACAGACTGAAATTTGGCAATATTATAAGTAAAATCAGGATAGAAAGCATCTTTTTTTTCATAAACCTTAACTTGAATTAAAAGTTTAGTGCAAAAGTATAAAATTCTTTCTTATCTTTGCGATTTGTATATATATAATGTATATGTAATCGACATTAATTTATTAAATTTTATAAAAACTCAAATCATGAAAAAGATCTTTTTATCATTGGTTGTTTGCTTAGGACTTATAAGTTGTTGTCCTGGCGACAAAAAAGAATCGTATTTTATTCCAACACCAACTCCTGAGCGTCCTGCAGGACAAACAGATGTGTTACAGTTAACAACCGAACCTATGCCTACTGTGCGTATTGCATTTGTTGGTTTAGGTATGCGCGGACCTGGTGCTGTAAATCGTATGACTAACATCGAAGGCGTTGAAATTGTAGCTCTATGTGATGTTAGAGAAGAGAAAGTTAAAGCTATGAACAAAATGTTAGAATCTCGTGGACTTCCTGCTGCTCAAGAATTTTATGGAAGCACAGAAGCTTACAAAGAACTTACAGCTCTTGAAAATGTAGACCTTGTTTATATTGCTACCGACTGGTTACACCACGCTCAAGTAGGAATTCAAGCTTTAAAAGATGGTAAACACGTAGCTATTGAAGTTCCTTCTGCTATGAATATGGACGAAATATGGGAGCTTATCAATTTAGCTGAAGAAAAACGTTTACATTGTGTTCCTTTAGAAAACTGTTGTTATGACTTCTTCGAATTAACTTGTTTGAATATGGCTCAACAAGGAGTATTTGGTGAAGTTCTTCACGCTGAAGGTGCTTATATTCACGACCTTTCTCCTTATTGGGATTCATACTGGAAAGGTGATTCTTTAGGATTAGGTTGGAGAATGGATTATAATATGAAACATCGTGGAGACTTATATCCTACTCATGGTATAGGCCCAGTTTGTCAAGCTCTAAATATTCACCGTGGTGATAAAATGAACTTCTTAGTTTCTGTAGATACAAAAGCTGTTGGTAACAACGAGTATGTAAAAAATAAAACAGGTAAAGAACCTGAAAACTTCAGAAATGGAGATCATACTTCTACTTTAATCCGTACAGAAAAAGGTAAAAGCATCTTGATTGAGCACAATGTTACATCTCCTCGTCCTTACAGCCGTATGTATCAATTAACAGGTACTAAAGGTTTTGCTAACAAATATCCTACTCAAGGGTTCGCTCTTAATGCAGGAGATATTGATCCTGAGATTGCTAAAAACCATGAAAACTTAAATGCTCACGGTTTTGTTCCTCAAGAATTAAGAAAAGCTTTAATGGAGAAATACAGACACCCTATTTTAACTCCTGAATTTGAAGAAAAAGCAAAAACAGTTGGTGGACACGGTGGTATGGACTTCACTATGGATTACCGTATGATTTATTGCTTACAAAATGGACTTCCTATGGATATGGACGTTTATGACTTAGCAGAATGGTGTTGCTTAATTCCTCTAACAGAAATATCTTTGGATAATAACTCTGCTCCAGTTGAAATTCCTGATTTCACTCGTGGTGCTTGGAACAAATTAGACGGATTAAAATTTGCTCAATAATTTATTCTTAACATATAACTCAATTCAGCCCTATCTATGTGTGGGGCCGAATTGAGTTTTTTATATTTCGCACCTACTATCTTATATCAATCATGAAAACAAATAAAATATTCCTAACATTTATATTATTCTTGTTTTGCATAACTCCTATGTTTGCAAATGATAATATCGTAGAAACTGAATCTACAGAAGAACATCCTTTAATGGGATTGTGGCAACAGTGTGTTGTTGTTCAAAATCCAAATAATCCAGAAGAAAGAACTATCATAAAATCTCCTAACTTCAAATACTTAGCAAAAGATGGGTCTTTTGTTAATTTGGTTCTATCGGAGAGAAGACAAATTTCTAATATAACTGTATATGGCACTTATGAGATATTATCTGATGATACCTATACTGAAATTATAGAAAGGTCGCATACAAATCCTAATGATGACAATAGGAAAGTGAAGCTGAATTATAAAATAGTAGAAGACAAAAAATCGATGGTTATTACCTATTTCTCAATAAGTCCGATTACAGGTGAAGCAAAAGAAATCTCTGAATATTGGGTTAAAGTAGAAAAAGGAAACCCATTTATAAAAAACTAAATAATAATAAAACTCATATTGAAGAACATGAAACGATTAATGACAGTATTGTCGTGCTTGTTTTTGTGCCTTGCACTACCAGCACAAAATAAAGTAGCTTTAAGCGAACTTAATTTAAGTATGATGAGTAGCGGCTGGGGGTCTCCCAAAGCTAACAGAAGTATAGATGGTAATCCAATAACCTTAAATGGCAAGATCTATAAAACAGGAATAGGCACTCACGCCGACAGTAAATTAATAGTAGCACTTGACGGAAAAGGCAAACGATTTTCTGCTCTTGTTGGTATCGACGACGAAGTTAGTGCTAAAGGCTCTGTTGTGTTTCGTGTTACTGCTGATGATAAAGTAATATACATATCTCCCGTTATGCAAAAAGGAGATAAACCTCATCAAATAAACGTTAAGTTGAATGGTGTTAAAACATTGATGTTGGAAGCATTGGGCGGAAAAGATGGAGTAAATCACGACCATGCTGATTGGGCTGATGCTTACATCGAAATGAAAGAAGGTAAACCCGTTGCTATTTCAAGTAGAAAAACTATCGAAATTGCGACCAACAATACCTTATTGTTATTCACTATAGATGAGGAAGACAATTTAATACAACAATACTTTGGGAAAAAAGCAGGTTTAGAACGTTCTTTTGCTTCGGGTGTTAAAAAAGACCAGGCTTATCCTACAATACAAAGTGGTAGCGAGATTGTTTATTGGGGAGAACCTGCTCTACACGTTGTTCATAATGACGGACATACTTCTACTATGTTAAAATATGTAGACCATAAAACCGAACAGTTAGAAGATAATATTTCTCTAACTACAATAACTTTGAAAGATCCTGTTTATGACTTTAATACTATTCTTTATTATAAAGCATACTCAGAACAAAATGTAATAGAGCAGTGGACAGAAATATATCATAATGAAGCAGCTCCTGTAACGGTTAAGCAAGCTGCGTCTTCTGCTATAACTTTATATGCTCGTAATTATTGGTTAACTCAATTTACTGGCGATTGGATGAATGAGTTTAATGTAGACGAATATCCTCTTACTGTTGGTTCTAAAGTTATAGAGAATAAATGGGGAATAACAAGTTCTAATGGCAGACAACCTCACTTTATGGTTGCTCTTAACGGACAAGCAACTGAAACTAAAGGCGATGTTGTAGCGGGCAGTTTAGCTTGGTCGGGTAATTTTCAACTAAAGTTTGAAAGAACCACTTACGGACAGTTAACTGTTGTATCTGGAATGAACCCTTGGTCGGCCGACTATACTCTTCCTGCTGGAAAAATATACAAAACCCCTTCTATGATTCTTACATATAGTAACGAAGGAAAAGGACAAGCAAGTAGAAACTTACACGATTGGGCTCGTAATTATGCTATTCGCGATGGTCAAAAAGAACTTCGTACTATATTCAACAACTGGGAAGCTACAGGAATGAATACTGCTGATGATGTAATAATTCCGTTCCTTAAACCAGCTAAGGACTTAGGATTTGAATTGTTTCTATTAGACGATGGTTGGTTTGGTTTGCCAAACAAATCAAGAGTATTAGGAGAATGGGATCCAACTCCTAAAATGCATCCAAATGGTATGAAACCTTTAATAGATGCAGCGGGACAAACTGGTATAGATTTTGGACTTTGGGTGGAGATGGAAATGGCAAACCCAGAAGCTCGATTGGTTAAAGAACACCCAGAATGGTTATTGACAGACCCATTAAGAAAGGCTCACCTACAAAGAGGACAATATGTTTTAGATTTGTGCAATCCTGAAGTTCAAGATTTTTGTATAAAGGCATTCGATAATATATTGAAGACTAACCCAGGAATATCTTTTGTAAAGTGGGATTGTAATAGTCCTTTCCATAATCCTTATTCTCAATATTTAGGGAATAAACAACAACATTTGTGGTATGAGTACACTCTCGGACTTTATCGTATATTTAGCGAATCAGTTCGTCTGAATCCTGAACTACAGATGATGCTTTGTTCTGCAGGTGGTGGTCGTTGCGACTATGGAGCTATGGAATACTTTCAAGAATTTTGGACGAGCGATAACACTAATCCATCAAGGAGAGTATTTATTCAATGGGGAGCATCTCACGTATTCCCTGCTAAAACACACGGAGCACACGTTACTCATATGGGGCACCAACCTTTTAAGTTTGCTTTTGACGTTGCAATGAGTGGTTGTTTAGGAATGGATGCCGACCCTACGAAAATGACAGAAGAAGAAAAATTAATTACTAAACGTTCTTTAGAAGTTTACAAAACAAAACTTCGCCCTGTTGTTCAGTTAGGAGATATTTATCGTCTTGTTTCTCCTTATGAAACATCAAGATCGGTGGTGTCTTATGTTGATAAAGAACAACAAAAAGCAGCACTGTTTGTTTATCAAGTTAAAGATGATAAAGAAGGGGTGAATGTGAAACTTCAAAACTTAAAGCCTGAGATTATGTATACAATAGAAGAAGTAAATATTGACTCTCCTGAAGTGGCAGCTTGTCTTCAGAATGGGAAAACTATCTCTGGTAAAGATTTAATGGAGAAAGGTTTAGACTTTAAGTGTAAAAAACGTTTCGATAGTGCATCTATATATATAAGCTCATCGAAATAATATATAAACTAAATTTAATAACATGTTAAAGAGTATTTTTGTAACATTGTTATACTTATCTATGTGTATAACAATGAATGCCCAGAACTTATTTGTATCGTCTGTTGGCGATGTGCAACCTGTAAATAAACTTCCTCTATGGAATCCCGATAGAGGTTTGCATCTGGAGTCTATATATCAGATAGAAGACACCGAAGGTTTGATTCGTAATCCTTATGGAAGAGGAGCAGGACAAGGTCAAGTTGGAGACGAAAAATATCCAGAAGGATTTATGGATACACGTAATGCTGATTTCAAATCGGAGGGAGATTCTATCACATTGACTCAGTTGTATATTTATATGACTCCTTTTTGGGAAAAAGATCTTTCGGAGGCGGGGTTGAAGAATGTGGAAATCTTATTTAATGGTCTTAGGGAAGAAAAAGTAAAAGCGATACTTCGTTTTGCTTATAGTAGAGATAATGGTGCTGTTGGCGATGGACATTCAGGACAAAATCCTACTTTCGATAGAATCAAAGGGCATCTTGCTCAGCTTAAGCCTATAATACAAGCTAATTGGGACGTTATATCAGTTGTAGAAGTTGGACTTTTGGGAACTTGGGGAGAATGGACTCCTTCTTTTTCTACTTCTGAAAATAATACAATAGCAAAAACTATGTTTGAAATTATCCCAGAAGGCTATGGTATGGTTGTAAGATATTTACATATAAGAAATAATCTTAAATCAGCACTTACAACTTCACAAATGAATTATATAGGTTTTTGTAATGATTATTTTACTACTGGTCGTAAAAACTGTGGAAGTAGCGACTGGTGTATGGATAGTGATGACTATAAAACGGTTGCAGATATTTCGTTTGATGTTAATATGCGAGGAGAAGTGCCTTATAACGAAGGTCCGCCTTGGGGATTTGATATTCTTATGGAAACTGATGATGTTCTTAAAGTATTAAAAGAACACCATTATACATCTATGGATATTACTCAGAACTTTACTGATAATATCACTCACTGGAAAAGCGTATCTGTATTTCCAGACTTGCTTAAACGCAATAATATATTTTTTGACGAAAGCTATTTCTTAGATGAAGATGGAGAAACAGTAGTGCCTCGTTCTTTATATCAGTTTATAAGGGATCACTTAGGTTATAGATTAAATATAATCAACGAACCAATATTAAGCAAAAAAGAGAATAAACTGTTTTATGATATAAAACTAACTAATACAGGATTTGCTACAGTTCTCAATCCGAAACCTGTATA
This region includes:
- a CDS encoding hypothetical protein (product_source=Hypo-rule applied; superfamily=46785,57716), whose amino-acid sequence is MRTYVGNNRKRILIFVREVGAVDNLSARQINGTAKSATNADLRKMSNMRLLDQKGKNKFTYYVPGERLIALIPNKNAQKAVLSAPPQVLSALPQKLSALPQNIQEQYVRIQERIESLPPRVNDKQVLSEIICDLCALCTMKLSELAQLVHRTEKYILRSFVKPLLRNKQIVYKEPDMINHPEQAYICKSQNKEYEDDTKFES
- a CDS encoding hypothetical protein (product_source=Hypo-rule applied; superfamily=49863; transmembrane_helix_parts=Inside_1_6,TMhelix_7_29,Outside_30_196), yielding MRKLNYLNSVRLLSGIFTLFIVTSVFCIACSSNNKAETNEQGCENMANKPLPLHEIKNETLKDYIVQYDNEHNEGEKGIAVWCEICNDTTKYRIAYYDPSTHSSAPMIKCEPINGREIIIIFWNFENDIELAADKVLELNKEAISEKDYEKFEKIVANNAQSKIQEHIIPINDKISITLNFGKDNNLIRIDTCGFK
- a CDS encoding hypothetical protein (product_source=Hypo-rule applied; cleavage_site_network=SignalP-noTM; pfam=PF01569; superfamily=48317; transmembrane_helix_parts=Inside_1_4,TMhelix_5_22,Outside_23_46,TMhelix_47_64,Inside_65_84,TMhelix_85_102,Outside_103_111,TMhelix_112_129,Inside_130_169,TMhelix_170_187,Outside_188_196,TMhelix_197_216,Inside_217_253) translates to MKKKMLSILILLIILPNFSLFANNNDSTIVNTKTIPVVEYTTSLKEFIVPVSLITAGVIATSTNNNDIISWDRSGKQYKDSSWEYVMFAGVAGSMFAFDTFIKAEHNAFDQSALLLLSAGLSAGSAYIIKESYNSERPDGGLNSFPSGHTTVGFMVAHILNKEFRNSNKWIAYGGYAIASAVGISRIARNKHWVCDVLTGAGLGILGTELAYLIYFPIRNKIANHINGKHTQNLTFMPSVSSESIGVNLSIRF
- a CDS encoding putative dehydrogenase (product_source=COG0673; cath_funfam=3.30.360.10,3.40.50.720; cog=COG0673; pfam=PF01408; superfamily=51735; transmembrane_helix_parts=Inside_1_6,TMhelix_7_29,Outside_30_501); its protein translation is MQKYKILSYLCDLYIYNVYVIDINLLNFIKTQIMKKIFLSLVVCLGLISCCPGDKKESYFIPTPTPERPAGQTDVLQLTTEPMPTVRIAFVGLGMRGPGAVNRMTNIEGVEIVALCDVREEKVKAMNKMLESRGLPAAQEFYGSTEAYKELTALENVDLVYIATDWLHHAQVGIQALKDGKHVAIEVPSAMNMDEIWELINLAEEKRLHCVPLENCCYDFFELTCLNMAQQGVFGEVLHAEGAYIHDLSPYWDSYWKGDSLGLGWRMDYNMKHRGDLYPTHGIGPVCQALNIHRGDKMNFLVSVDTKAVGNNEYVKNKTGKEPENFRNGDHTSTLIRTEKGKSILIEHNVTSPRPYSRMYQLTGTKGFANKYPTQGFALNAGDIDPEIAKNHENLNAHGFVPQELRKALMEKYRHPILTPEFEEKAKTVGGHGGMDFTMDYRMIYCLQNGLPMDMDVYDLAEWCCLIPLTEISLDNNSAPVEIPDFTRGAWNKLDGLKFAQ
- a CDS encoding hypothetical protein (product_source=Hypo-rule applied; cleavage_site_network=SignalP-noTM; pfam=PF14869); protein product: MKTNKIFLTFILFLFCITPMFANDNIVETESTEEHPLMGLWQQCVVVQNPNNPEERTIIKSPNFKYLAKDGSFVNLVLSERRQISNITVYGTYEILSDDTYTEIIERSHTNPNDDNRKVKLNYKIVEDKKSMVITYFSISPITGEAKEISEYWVKVEKGNPFIKN
- a CDS encoding alpha-galactosidase (product_source=KO:K07407; cath_funfam=3.20.20.70; cleavage_site_network=SignalP-noTM; cog=COG3345; ko=KO:K07407; pfam=PF02065,PF08305,PF16874,PF16875; smart=SM00776; superfamily=49785,51445), whose amino-acid sequence is MKNMKRLMTVLSCLFLCLALPAQNKVALSELNLSMMSSGWGSPKANRSIDGNPITLNGKIYKTGIGTHADSKLIVALDGKGKRFSALVGIDDEVSAKGSVVFRVTADDKVIYISPVMQKGDKPHQINVKLNGVKTLMLEALGGKDGVNHDHADWADAYIEMKEGKPVAISSRKTIEIATNNTLLLFTIDEEDNLIQQYFGKKAGLERSFASGVKKDQAYPTIQSGSEIVYWGEPALHVVHNDGHTSTMLKYVDHKTEQLEDNISLTTITLKDPVYDFNTILYYKAYSEQNVIEQWTEIYHNEAAPVTVKQAASSAITLYARNYWLTQFTGDWMNEFNVDEYPLTVGSKVIENKWGITSSNGRQPHFMVALNGQATETKGDVVAGSLAWSGNFQLKFERTTYGQLTVVSGMNPWSADYTLPAGKIYKTPSMILTYSNEGKGQASRNLHDWARNYAIRDGQKELRTIFNNWEATGMNTADDVIIPFLKPAKDLGFELFLLDDGWFGLPNKSRVLGEWDPTPKMHPNGMKPLIDAAGQTGIDFGLWVEMEMANPEARLVKEHPEWLLTDPLRKAHLQRGQYVLDLCNPEVQDFCIKAFDNILKTNPGISFVKWDCNSPFHNPYSQYLGNKQQHLWYEYTLGLYRIFSESVRLNPELQMMLCSAGGGRCDYGAMEYFQEFWTSDNTNPSRRVFIQWGASHVFPAKTHGAHVTHMGHQPFKFAFDVAMSGCLGMDADPTKMTEEEKLITKRSLEVYKTKLRPVVQLGDIYRLVSPYETSRSVVSYVDKEQQKAALFVYQVKDDKEGVNVKLQNLKPEIMYTIEEVNIDSPEVAACLQNGKTISGKDLMEKGLDFKCKKRFDSASIYISSSK
- a CDS encoding hypothetical protein (product_source=Hypo-rule applied; cleavage_site_network=SignalP-noTM; pfam=PF16116,PF16173), which produces MLKSIFVTLLYLSMCITMNAQNLFVSSVGDVQPVNKLPLWNPDRGLHLESIYQIEDTEGLIRNPYGRGAGQGQVGDEKYPEGFMDTRNADFKSEGDSITLTQLYIYMTPFWEKDLSEAGLKNVEILFNGLREEKVKAILRFAYSRDNGAVGDGHSGQNPTFDRIKGHLAQLKPIIQANWDVISVVEVGLLGTWGEWTPSFSTSENNTIAKTMFEIIPEGYGMVVRYLHIRNNLKSALTTSQMNYIGFCNDYFTTGRKNCGSSDWCMDSDDYKTVADISFDVNMRGEVPYNEGPPWGFDILMETDDVLKVLKEHHYTSMDITQNFTDNITHWKSVSVFPDLLKRNNIFFDESYFLDEDGETVVPRSLYQFIRDHLGYRLNIINEPILSKKENKLFYDIKLTNTGFATVLNPKPVYLVLVDENGTVAKEIELTNINPRNWQPWAKGAPSELLIHTISGEVEVGLTGTFKVGIWIPDAQDTAKDNPAYCIKLATDNRVVTHWYNDARAINIIGEIEL